The genomic interval GCATAATCTATTAATATATCTTTCATTTAGAACTTCCTCCTAAAAATTTATTATATCTATCTAAATCAATTTGGTATTCAGATATTTTAGGAACTTTTTCAGGAAGAGATTCTAATTCTTCAATCTTAAAATCGCGATCAATATATCGATAAAACATTGTTAATATCGAATCTGGCGCAGTTACTCCTGCACTTAGTGCTTGTTGCAAAACAAGAGTTGCAATTTCTATAGAGCTATCTAAAAGAATCTTTTCTAAAACTTTAAGTATTCTTCTTTTTTGTTCCTTATCTTTATCTTTTAAAAATTCTTTCCAAATAGTAGGTAATGTCTGATAAAACTCCGTATTTTCTAAGGCATTAATTTTTTGAATAATCAATGGAAGAGATTCTGTATAACTGATAATATTCTTATATTTTTCAAAGCAACGTTGATGTTTAATTAATTCAACTTTATCTTCGTTTAAAATAGTAATATTATTGGCTGCAATCTTAATCCATAACTCATTATTCTTCTCTTTAGGAGAAACTGAATAGATATTTGTTTCAAATTCTATATTTCCATATTTATTAGCTTTTCTCTTTTCAATTCTAAAGACTTCAAATTCAATTGGATTTACTAATTGCATTTCTAGTACTTGCTCTTCATAAAGTTTTTTGATTGAAACTCTTTTTTGGTAGTGTACCCTTTTATGATCATTATCGCAAAGGGTTAACAGATACTTATTAAAGTTTTCAAGGCTATTAAATTCTGGCTCTGGTACAAGATAATTTCTTCTGAAATATCCAACTTTATTTTCTACATTTCCTTTCTCATTTCCACT from Fusobacterium sp. SYSU M8D902 carries:
- the istA gene encoding IS21 family transposase is translated as MLTMDQINNIRFLKRTQGKTYKEVGEITGVSYKTIKKYEELEDLTPKIRPSIKRPTKLDPFKKEIRKWLISDKGRPHKQRHTAKRIHNRLLEKYHDTYTASYRTLAKYVTSLKKELSLGKEEFLELKHFTDEAQVDFGKATFIEKGKKIQGSYLVLTLPYSNAGFVQLFRGETQECLLEGLKNIFNHIGRVPSKIWFDNLSAAVKIFNKKERKLNNFFERFCAHYSFKPIFCNPASGNEKGNVENKVGYFRRNYLVPEPEFNSLENFNKYLLTLCDNDHKRVHYQKRVSIKKLYEEQVLEMQLVNPIEFEVFRIEKRKANKYGNIEFETNIYSVSPKEKNNELWIKIAANNITILNEDKVELIKHQRCFEKYKNIISYTESLPLIIQKINALENTEFYQTLPTIWKEFLKDKDKEQKRRILKVLEKILLDSSIEIATLVLQQALSAGVTAPDSILTMFYRYIDRDFKIEELESLPEKVPKISEYQIDLDRYNKFLGGSSK